A portion of the Apis mellifera strain DH4 linkage group LG6, Amel_HAv3.1, whole genome shotgun sequence genome contains these proteins:
- the LOC727202 gene encoding carbohydrate sulfotransferase 11, giving the protein MFRNRIKILKRILKYTIGCGLIFFIIKSLLDKDKDEIKLKDLNRLLIETENENLKRLSIVKNICKKYNLGIYKEFDKPSIFKHPPAPQYSVFYFIKSRDLSYCPIYKAGSTTWIYNLCLLMNVTEEELNNGKKQISTIARGIIPELEFPEAEEALRATKKLLVVRHPFERLLSAYRDKLENSVAGREHGTLHFYQKYGSKIVEKYREANFTRPKKNQEIRQKGVPPPAGIEPTFREFVQYLIHTDLPNYGDDHWMPYYWFCALCIVDYDIIAKVETLYQDQIYAIHKLNLQGIIKPRWQHNRSHSNASKIYFSQLNRDMVEKLYEKFKLDFELFDYSPYEYYQYVTIF; this is encoded by the exons atgttcagaaatcgtattaaaattttgaaaagaattttgaaatatacaattggttgtggattgattttttttatcataaaatctcttctcgataaagataaagatgaaataaaattaaaagatctaAACAGATTATTA attgaaacagaaaatgaaaatttaaaacgattatcgattgtaaaaaatatatgtaaaaaatataatttaggaATATACAAGGAATTTGATAAACCATCCATATTTAAACATCCACCAGCACCACAATAtagtgttttttattttatcaa ATCACGCGATCTATCATACTGTCCAATTTACAAAGCCGGTAGTACAACGTGGATTTACAATTTATGTCTCTTAATGAATGTTACCGAAGAGGAGTTGAACAACGGAAAGAAGCAAATATCGACCATTGCTAGAGGAATAATACCGGAACTCGAATTTCCAGAAGCAGAAGAG GCGTTAAGGGCTACGAAGAAACTGCTAGTGGTAAGGCACCCATTTGAAAGATTGTTGAGCGCGTATCGCGATAAACTGGAAAACTCTGTGGCTGGAAGGGAACACGGGACACTTCACTTTTATCAGAAATATGGTAGCAAGATTGTTGAAAAGTACCGTG AGGCAAACTTCACACGGCCCAAAAAGAATCAGGAGATCAGACAGAAAGGCGTACCTCCACCGGCGGGAATTGAACCAACTTTCCGTGAATTCgtgcaatatttaattcatactGATTTGCCTAATTATGGAGATGATCATTGGATGCCATATTATTGGTTCTGTGCACTTTGCATTGTAGATTACGACATAATTGCAAAG GTAGAAACATTATATCAAGATCAAATTTAcgcaattcataaattaaatcttcaaGGGATAATTAAACCAAGATGGCAACATAATCGTAGTCACTCGAAtgcatcgaaaatatattttagccAATTAAATAGAGATAtggtagaaaaattatatgagaAGTTCAAGCTGGATTTTGAACTTTTCGATTATTCACCATatgaatattatcaatatgtaacaattttctaa